A stretch of the Medicago truncatula cultivar Jemalong A17 chromosome 5, MtrunA17r5.0-ANR, whole genome shotgun sequence genome encodes the following:
- the LOC11436686 gene encoding AT-hook motif nuclear-localized protein 28 — protein MFSNFQQQQHHNLFQPSRECQTSEEDETRSSGGPSPNKPSCNDGATIEIGRRPRGRPPGSKNKPKAQSQIIINHSSDPAMSPHILEIPEGSDVVEAISRFSNRRKTGLCVLTGSGTVANVTLRQPSGPPGTTVTFHGRFNILSISATFFSPLESSPPMNKEFSISLAAPQGQIVGGFVVGPLLAAGTVFVIAASFNNPSYHRLPLEEDVRNNSVSGGYEEKSPPQLSGGESCMYSSQLPSDVIWAPTARTNF, from the coding sequence atgttctcaaactttcaacaacaacaacatcataaccTATTTCAACCTTCACGTGAATGCCAAACCTCAGAAGAAGATGAAACCCGAAGCAGCGGTGGGCCCAGCCCAAACAAACCTTCCTGTAACGACGGCGCCACCATTGAAATTGGTCGTAGGCCAAGAGGCCGTCCACCTGGCTCCAAAAACAAGCCTAAAGCCCAATCacaaatcataatcaatcacTCCTCCGACCCTGCCATGAGCCCACACATTCTCGAAATCCCAGAAGGCAGCGACGTCGTTGAAGCAATATCCCGGTTCAGTAACAGAAGAAAAACCGGTTTATGTGTATTAACCGGTTCAGGCACTGTAGCTAACGTTACACTCCGTCAACCTTCTGGTCCTCCTGGCACCACCGTTACTTTTCACGGTCGTTTCAACATTCTTTCAATCTCCGCCACGTTCTTCTCTCCGTTAGAATCCTCACCACCCATGAACAAAGAATTCTCAATCTCACTCGCCGCACCTCAGGGTCAGATCGTTGGAGGGTTTGTCGTCGGTCCGTTGCTTGCCGCCGGTACGGTGTTTGTCATTGCTGCTTCCTTTAACAATCCTTCTTATCATAGATTACCTTTGGAAGAGGATGTGAGGAATAACTCAGTCTCCGGCGGCTATGAAGAGAAGTCGCCGCCGCAGCTTTCTGGTGGAGAGTCGTGTATGTATAGCTCTCAGCTTCCTTCTGATGTGATTTGGGCTCCAACGGCAAGAACAAATTTCTGA
- the LOC11437134 gene encoding AP-4 complex subunit mu isoform X2: MISQFFVLSQRGDNIVFRDYRGEVPRGSAEIFFRKVKFWEDGELQEAPPVFNVDGVNYFHVKVVGLLFVATTRVNISPSFVFELLQRIARVIKDYLGILNEDSLRKNFVLVYELLDEVIDFGYVQTTSTELLKSYIFNEPLVIDAARLSPLGPAAIFSGTKRMPGIAVTKSVVATEPGGRRREEIFVDIIEKISITFSSSGYILTSEIDGTIQMKSYLTGNPEIRLALNDDLSIGRSEGPISGYRSSSGSGAVVLDDCNFHESVRLDSFETNRTLSLIPPDGEFPVMNYRMTQPFKPPFRINALIEEAGSLKAEVFLKLSAEFASSITANTIKVQMPLPKYTTRVSFELEPGATGQTTDFREANKKLEWSLKKINGGSEHTLRAKLTFSQESHGNITKESGPVSMTFTIPMHNVSQLQVKYLQIGKKSGSHEPYRWVRYVTQANSYVARI, translated from the exons ATGATCTCACAGTTCTTCGTCCTTTCACAGCGTGGCGATAACATCGTTTTCCGTGACT ATCGTGGTGAGGTCCCAAGGGGAAGTGCAGAGATATTTTTCCGCAAAGTAAAGTTTTGGGAAGATGGCGAATTGCAGGAGGCACCACCTGTCTTT AATGTAGATGGTGTAAATTACTTTCATGTGAAAGTTGTTGGCTTACTGTTTGTTGCAACTACAAGGGTTAATATATCACCTTCCTTCGTCTTCGAGCTTTTACAAAGAATTGCCCGTGTAATTAAAGATTACCTTGGGATTCTCAATGAAGACTCATTACGAAAAAACTTTGTCCTGGTGTACGAGTTACTCGATGAAGTTATT GATTTCGGTTATGTGCAAACAACATCTACAGAATTGTTGAAGTCCTATATTTTCAATGAGCCACTTGTAATTGATGCAGCACGTCTGTCACCTCTTGGACCTGCTGCAATCTTTTCT GGGACAAAAAGAATGCCGGGAATAGCTGTTACAAAGTCTGTTGTTGCAACAGAGCCTGGGGGTAGAAGGAGGGAGGAAATCTTTGTGGATATAATTGAGAAAATCAGCATCACTTTTAGCTCTAGT GGATATATATTGACTTCTGAGATTGATGGCACCATACAAATGAAGAGCTATCTTACTGGCAATCCTGAAATTCGCTTAGCTCTTAATGACGACCTTTCCATTGGAAGAAGCGAGGGACCAATCTCCG GTTATAGGAGTTCCTCTGGCTCAGGAGCAGTGGTATTAGATGACTGCAATTTCCATGAATCTGTTCGTCTGGATAGTTTTGAAACAAACAGAACTCTATCCCTG ATACCTCCAGACGGTGAATTTCCAGTCATGAATTACCGTATGACCCAGCCATTTAAGCCTCCTTTTCGCATCAATGCTTTGATTGAAGAGGCAGGGTCCCTTAAG GCAGAAGTATTTCTTAAATTAAGTGCTGAGTTTGCCTCAAGTATAACAGCAAACACTATTAAAGTGCAGATGCCACTACCGAAATATACCACCag AGTTAGTTTTGAACTGGAGCCTGGTGCTACTGGACAGACAACTGATTTTAGGGAGGCAAATAAGAAGCTAGAATGGAGTTTAAAGAAG ATTAATGGGGGATCTGAGCATACTTTACGTGCAAAGCTAACCTTTTCTCAGGAATCACATG GTAATATAACGAAAGAATCCGGGCCTGTTAGCATGACATTTACTATACCAATGCACAATGTATCACAGCTTCAG GTAAAATATTTGCAAATAGGAAAGAAATCTGGGTCGCATGAGCCATATCGGTGGGTTAGATATGTTACACAGGCAAATTCCTACGTAGCTCGGATATGA
- the LOC11437134 gene encoding AP-4 complex subunit mu isoform X1, producing the protein MISQFFVLSQRGDNIVFRDYRGEVPRGSAEIFFRKVKFWEDGELQEAPPVFNVDGVNYFHVKVVGLLFVATTRVNISPSFVFELLQRIARVIKDYLGILNEDSLRKNFVLVYELLDEVIDFGYVQTTSTELLKSYIFNEPLVIDAARLSPLGPAAIFSQGTKRMPGIAVTKSVVATEPGGRRREEIFVDIIEKISITFSSSGYILTSEIDGTIQMKSYLTGNPEIRLALNDDLSIGRSEGPISGYRSSSGSGAVVLDDCNFHESVRLDSFETNRTLSLIPPDGEFPVMNYRMTQPFKPPFRINALIEEAGSLKAEVFLKLSAEFASSITANTIKVQMPLPKYTTRVSFELEPGATGQTTDFREANKKLEWSLKKINGGSEHTLRAKLTFSQESHGNITKESGPVSMTFTIPMHNVSQLQVKYLQIGKKSGSHEPYRWVRYVTQANSYVARI; encoded by the exons ATGATCTCACAGTTCTTCGTCCTTTCACAGCGTGGCGATAACATCGTTTTCCGTGACT ATCGTGGTGAGGTCCCAAGGGGAAGTGCAGAGATATTTTTCCGCAAAGTAAAGTTTTGGGAAGATGGCGAATTGCAGGAGGCACCACCTGTCTTT AATGTAGATGGTGTAAATTACTTTCATGTGAAAGTTGTTGGCTTACTGTTTGTTGCAACTACAAGGGTTAATATATCACCTTCCTTCGTCTTCGAGCTTTTACAAAGAATTGCCCGTGTAATTAAAGATTACCTTGGGATTCTCAATGAAGACTCATTACGAAAAAACTTTGTCCTGGTGTACGAGTTACTCGATGAAGTTATT GATTTCGGTTATGTGCAAACAACATCTACAGAATTGTTGAAGTCCTATATTTTCAATGAGCCACTTGTAATTGATGCAGCACGTCTGTCACCTCTTGGACCTGCTGCAATCTTTTCT CAGGGGACAAAAAGAATGCCGGGAATAGCTGTTACAAAGTCTGTTGTTGCAACAGAGCCTGGGGGTAGAAGGAGGGAGGAAATCTTTGTGGATATAATTGAGAAAATCAGCATCACTTTTAGCTCTAGT GGATATATATTGACTTCTGAGATTGATGGCACCATACAAATGAAGAGCTATCTTACTGGCAATCCTGAAATTCGCTTAGCTCTTAATGACGACCTTTCCATTGGAAGAAGCGAGGGACCAATCTCCG GTTATAGGAGTTCCTCTGGCTCAGGAGCAGTGGTATTAGATGACTGCAATTTCCATGAATCTGTTCGTCTGGATAGTTTTGAAACAAACAGAACTCTATCCCTG ATACCTCCAGACGGTGAATTTCCAGTCATGAATTACCGTATGACCCAGCCATTTAAGCCTCCTTTTCGCATCAATGCTTTGATTGAAGAGGCAGGGTCCCTTAAG GCAGAAGTATTTCTTAAATTAAGTGCTGAGTTTGCCTCAAGTATAACAGCAAACACTATTAAAGTGCAGATGCCACTACCGAAATATACCACCag AGTTAGTTTTGAACTGGAGCCTGGTGCTACTGGACAGACAACTGATTTTAGGGAGGCAAATAAGAAGCTAGAATGGAGTTTAAAGAAG ATTAATGGGGGATCTGAGCATACTTTACGTGCAAAGCTAACCTTTTCTCAGGAATCACATG GTAATATAACGAAAGAATCCGGGCCTGTTAGCATGACATTTACTATACCAATGCACAATGTATCACAGCTTCAG GTAAAATATTTGCAAATAGGAAAGAAATCTGGGTCGCATGAGCCATATCGGTGGGTTAGATATGTTACACAGGCAAATTCCTACGTAGCTCGGATATGA
- the LOC11435508 gene encoding beta carbonic anhydrase 5, chloroplastic has protein sequence MVWPIRSRIISSVLRSKAPLVASYVHGDSLVSSITRPCPKFMNWVRKDGCHASAAASLPSFKEKQPEDIGNENKGLDVGNMTEIDGYLNLFGLMKQRFLNFKNQKYMKELDHYESLAEAQYPKFMVIACADSRVCPSNILGFQPGEVFMIRNIANLVPMMKNGPSECNAALQFAVTTLQVENILVIGHSSCAGIEALMKMQEDTEPRNYIHNWVANGKVAKSKTKAATSHLCFDQQCRFCEKESINQSLLNLLSYPWIKDRVRKDLLSIHGGYYDFSKCSFEKWTLDFKECNVNEERSSYVVKEKEFWC, from the exons ATGGTGTGGCCAATTC GGTCCAGAATTATTAGTTCAGTTCTCCGATCAAAGGCACCTTTAGTGGCTTCATACGTCCATGGAGACTCTCTGGTTTCCTCCATAACAAGGCCATGCCCAAAATTT ATGAATTGGGTAAGAAAAGATGGTTGCCATGCATCAGCTGCAGCATCATTGCCTTCATTCAA GGAGAAACAGCCAGAGGATATTGGTAATGAAAATAAAGGTCTTGATGTAGGGAATATGACTGAAATTGATGGCTACCtaaatttatttggtttgatgAAACAAAGgtttttaaatttcaagaaCCAAAAGTACAT GAAAGAGTTGGACCATTATGAATCTCTTGCTGAAGCTCAATATCCAAAG TTTATGGTAATTGCTTGTGCAGATTCAAGGGTGTGCCCCTCTAACATATTAGGATTCCAACCTGGTGAAGTCTTTATGATACGTAACATTGCCAATCTTGTGCCTATGATGAAG AATGGACCATCAGAGTGTAATGCTGCTCTTCAATTTGCAGTAACTACTCTTCAG GTTGAAAATATATTAGTCATTGGTCATAGTAGCTGTGCTGGAATTGAAGCACTGATGAAGATGCAAGAAGATACAGAACCAAG AAACTACATACACAATTGGGTTGCCAATGGGAAAGTTGCCAAATCGAAAACAAAAGCTGCCACATCTCATCTTTGCTTTGATCAACAATGCAGATTCTGTGAGAAG GAATCTATTAACCAATCATTATTAAACTTGCTAAGTTATCCATGGATAAAAGATAGAGTAAGGAAGGATTTGCTTTCTATTCATGGAGGATACTATGATTTCTCAAAGTGCTCGTTTGAGAAATGGACCCTTGATTTTAAAGAATGCAATGTTAATGAAGAAAGAAGCAGTTATGTtgtcaaagaaaaagaattttggTGCTGA
- the LOC11435508 gene encoding beta carbonic anhydrase 5, chloroplastic isoform X2 — translation MNWVRKDGCHASAAASLPSFKEKQPEDIGNENKGLDVGNMTEIDGYLNLFGLMKQRFLNFKNQKYMKELDHYESLAEAQYPKFMVIACADSRVCPSNILGFQPGEVFMIRNIANLVPMMKNGPSECNAALQFAVTTLQVENILVIGHSSCAGIEALMKMQEDTEPRNYIHNWVANGKVAKSKTKAATSHLCFDQQCRFCEKESINQSLLNLLSYPWIKDRVRKDLLSIHGGYYDFSKCSFEKWTLDFKECNVNEERSSYVVKEKEFWC, via the exons ATGAATTGGGTAAGAAAAGATGGTTGCCATGCATCAGCTGCAGCATCATTGCCTTCATTCAA GGAGAAACAGCCAGAGGATATTGGTAATGAAAATAAAGGTCTTGATGTAGGGAATATGACTGAAATTGATGGCTACCtaaatttatttggtttgatgAAACAAAGgtttttaaatttcaagaaCCAAAAGTACAT GAAAGAGTTGGACCATTATGAATCTCTTGCTGAAGCTCAATATCCAAAG TTTATGGTAATTGCTTGTGCAGATTCAAGGGTGTGCCCCTCTAACATATTAGGATTCCAACCTGGTGAAGTCTTTATGATACGTAACATTGCCAATCTTGTGCCTATGATGAAG AATGGACCATCAGAGTGTAATGCTGCTCTTCAATTTGCAGTAACTACTCTTCAG GTTGAAAATATATTAGTCATTGGTCATAGTAGCTGTGCTGGAATTGAAGCACTGATGAAGATGCAAGAAGATACAGAACCAAG AAACTACATACACAATTGGGTTGCCAATGGGAAAGTTGCCAAATCGAAAACAAAAGCTGCCACATCTCATCTTTGCTTTGATCAACAATGCAGATTCTGTGAGAAG GAATCTATTAACCAATCATTATTAAACTTGCTAAGTTATCCATGGATAAAAGATAGAGTAAGGAAGGATTTGCTTTCTATTCATGGAGGATACTATGATTTCTCAAAGTGCTCGTTTGAGAAATGGACCCTTGATTTTAAAGAATGCAATGTTAATGAAGAAAGAAGCAGTTATGTtgtcaaagaaaaagaattttggTGCTGA
- the LB6 gene encoding leghemoglobin 6 codes for MSFTDKQEALVNSSYEAFKQNLSGYSVFFYTVILEKAPAAKGLFSFLKDSAGVQDSPQLQAHAEKVFGLVRDSASQLRATGGVVLGDAALGAIHIQKGVVDPHFVVVKEALLKTIKEAAGDKWSEELSTAWEVAYDALATEIKKAMS; via the exons atgaGTTTCACTGATAAACAGGAGGCTTTAGTCAATAGCTCATATGAGGCATTCAAACAAAACCTTTCTGGTTATAGTGTTTTTTTCTACACTGT catattaGAGAAAGCACCTGCGGCAAAAGGCTTGTTCTCTTTTCTTAAGGACTCAGCTGGAGTACAAGATAGTCCTCAACTCCAAGCTCACGCTGAAAAAGTTTTTGGACTG GTGCGTGATTCAGCTTCTCAACTTCGAGCAACAGGGGGAGTAGTTTTGGGAGATGCTGCGTTGGGTGCTATCCACATTCAGAAGGGAGTTGTTGATCCTCATTTTGTG GTGGTTAAAGAGGCTTTGCTCAAGACAATAAAAGAAGCAGCAGGAGACAAATGGAGTGAAGAACTTAGCACTGCTTGGGAAGTAGCTTATGATGCACTGGCAACTGAAATTAAAAAAGCAATGAGTTAA